The sequence TCGCCGGTCAGCTCCCGCAGGATCATCAGGTCCAGACCGTCGACGATCTCGCGCTTCAGGCTCGACGCATCCGCGAGTTCAGGAAACAGGAAGGCCGGACGAAAGTTCGCGAACAGACCGAGCGCCTTGCGCAAACGCAGCAGACTGGCGCCGGGCCGCATGTCGAACGGAATGTTCTCGTCGCCCGGCACACCGGCAGCGCCGAACAGAATGGCGTCCGACCGGCGCGCCAGTTCGAGCGTTGCAGCGGGTAGCGGATCGCCCGCGGCTTCGACGCCGGCACCGCCAATCGGTGCATGACTGACTTCCAGCGCCGCGGTTTTCGGTACCACCGCCTGCAATACCTTTAAAGCCTCCGCGGTCACTTCTTTTCCGATTCCATCACCAGCGAGTACGGCGATTTTCATGTTCTGTCCTTGAGTATGACCGTGAATTCAGTGTGCAAGCGGTGCGTCAATGTGCGTAGTCGCGCTCGAACGCTTCGATCCGCTCGAGTTGCGTCAGCGTGTAGCCGAGTTCGTCGAGTCCGTCCTGCAGGCAGCGCTTCTGGTACGGGTCGATGTCAAAGCGATGCGACACGCCGTCGGGCGTGGACACCGTCTGCGCCTCGAGGTCGACGCTCACGTGCAGGCCGGGCTGCGCTTCGAGCTTGCGGATGATCGCGGCCACATCCTGAGCGGCCAGCAGCACGATCAGCAAACCGTTCTTCGAAGCGTTCGAGGCGAAAATATCGCCCACGCTCGGCGCGATCACGGCGCGCACGCCGTAGTCGAATAGCGCCCACACCGCGTGCTCGCGCGACGAGCCGCAAGCGAAGTTCTCGTTCGCGACCACGATGCGCGCCGGCCGGTAGGCAGGCGCATTCAGCACGAAGCGCTCGTTTTCTTCGCCGTCCGCGCGGTATCGCAGGTCGCGAAACAGATAGGTGCCGAAGTCGTCCGAGCGCGGCTTTTGCAAATAGCGCGCGGGCAGAATCTGATCGGTATCGAGATTGGATTGCGCAATCGGCAAGGCCACTGCGTCCAGCCGCAAAAATTTTTCCATCAGCTGTCCTGATCGAGCAGAAGTCTGACATCCGCGAGGCTGCCGCTCAATGCGGCGGCCGCGACCATCGCGGGACTCATGAGATGGGTGCGGGAGCCGGGGCCCTGACGGCCGACGAAGTTGCGATTGGTGGTGGAGGCGCTGCGTTGCCCCGGCGCCACCGTGTCGCCATTGGTGCCCAGACACATCGAGCAGCCCGCTTCACGCCATTGAAAGCCCGCTTCCTTGAAGACCCGGTCGAGTCCCATCGATTCGGCTTCCCGCTTGACGAGTCCCGAGCCCGGCACGACCCATGCCTCGACCGACGGCGCGACCTTGCGACCTCTTACCACCGCGGCGGCCGCCTGTAGATCCTCGATCCGGCCGTTGGTGCACGAACCGATGAACGCGCGATCGATTTTCAGGCCGTCCAGGCGCATGCCGGGTGTCAGGCCCATGTAATCCATGGTGCGCTGCATCGTGGCGCGCCGCTCCGCATTCGGTGCGTTGGCGGGGTCCGGCACGCGTCCGTCGATCGGCAGTGCGTCCTCGGGGCTGTTGCCCCAGGTGACCATCGGCTGGAGCGTGCCGACGTCGATCGCGACTTCCTTGTCGAACGACGCGTCCGGGTCCGATGCGAGCGTGCGCCAGCGCGCGAGTTCACGGTCCCAATCGGCGCCGGTCGGCGCGAACGGCCGGCCCGCGAGATAGTTGAAGGTGGTGTCGTCGGGTGCAATCATGCCGGCGCGGCCGCCCGCTTCGATAGACATATTGCAGATCGTCAGGCGGCCTTCCATCGACAGGCCGGCGATCACCGGGCCCGCGTACTCGATGACATGGCCGGTGGCGCCGCCCGCGCCGATTCTGGCGATGATCGCGAGAATCACGTCTTTCGCACCGACGCCCGCGGTGAGCTTGCCGTCGAGCACGATGCGCAATGCCTTCGGCTTGCGTTGCCAGAGCGTTTGCGTGGCGAGCACATGCGCGACCTCAGTCGCGCCGATGCCGAAGGCCAGCGCGCCGACCGCGCCGTGAGTCGACGTGTGACTATCGCCGCATACGATCAGCATGCCGGGGCGGCTTAAGCCCTGCTCCGGAGCGACCACGTGCACAATGCCCTGGCGCACGTCGTCGAGTCCGAAGAAGGTGATGCCAAGGCTCGCGCTGTCGTCGCGCAACGCGTTAGCCATCGCGCGTTTTTCGGGGTCGGCGACATTCGCCAGATCCCGGCCATAGGTGGGCACATAGTGGTCGGGCGTCGCAAAACCGCGCTGCGGCGCGTGCGCTTCCAGGCCGCGCTGGCGCAGCATCTCGAAAGCGGGCGCCGAGCCGTCCTGCAGAAAATGACTGTCTACGTAAAGCAGGCTCTGGCCGTCTTCACGCTCCATCACGTGATGCGCCCGCCAGATTTTGTCGAAGAGCGTTTGGGACGCTCGTGTCGTTGCGTTCACTTCATTGTCTCCGTCGGTTGGCGCCGTGGCCGGCACTCCGGTGCATCGCACTGCGCAAGTGAGACGATGATTAGGTAGTTCTAGGTCGTTTGCAACGATCGATATATCATGGACGGTATGAGAAAATGTCATGCCGACTATGCGACGAAAACTCCCTCCGCTCAATGCGTTACGCGCCTTTGAAGCTTCCGGGCGCTATCTGAGTTTCACCGGCGCGGCAAAGGAACTGCTGGTAACCCAGGGCGCAGTCAGCCGTCATGTGTCGCTGCTTGAAGACTGGCTCGGCATGAAGCTTTTCCTGCGTACGCATCGCGGCATCGAGCTCACGCGCAAAGGCGAGACTTATATTCGCGCGCTGGGCAGTGTGTTCGATCAGATCGACTACGCGACCCGTGAAGCACGCGATGAAGCAGACGGTTCCGTGCTGCGTCTCAAACTACCGCCCACCTTCGCGATGCGCTGGCTGGTGCCGCGGCTGACGCGTTTTCAGGCTTTGCATCCGCAAATCGAGATCCAGATTTTTACGTCGCACGAGCCGGCCAATTTCCGCCGCGAAGACATCGATTTGTCGGTTCATTCGCATGCGTTCCCGCCTGACGATACGAGTCAGCGCCGCCTGCTCGGCGAAGTGCTGATGCCGGTGTGCAGCCCTTCGCTGCTGATGCGCGAGCGGCCGCTCAAAAAGCCGAAGGACTTGGCGAATTACGCATTGCTGTCGTCGCGGCACCGGCCGATGGACTGGTCGCGCTGGCTGGTGGAAGCCGGTATTACCGAGCTGGATCATCACGGCAGCATCAACTTCGACAACGCCGCGCTGGCCTATCAAGGCGCGCTCGATCAGCTCGGGGTGGTGATTGCGGTGCGGGCGCTGATCGAGGACGATTTGCGCAATGGACGGCTGGTCGCGCCATTCGGCCTGCAGGTGTCCACGCCGGGCGCCTACTATCTGTCGTGCTCGCAGATCAGTTCACGATCGCCGCAGCTCGCCGCGCTCGAGGCGTGGTTGGTCGAGGAAGCCACGGCATATGAGCAGAGCCTGGGGGCGTTGGGTTCCGATAGATAGACAAGCTGTAAGGCAGTGCAAGGCACTGCAGCGCAACTCGACTCCACCTCTCGCGCCGTGCGGCGCAAATCCGCCCTACTTCCGCGCAAACTGCCAGTCAGCCAGCAGTTTCCCGGCTGAAGCCGCGTTGCCGCGCATTTTAATGAGCGTTCTTTCAAGCTTATTCATGGCTTGAACTGCGCGTCAAACGCCAAGAAACTCAAGCGCGTTATCGTGCTGCCATGCCTTCCGGACGCTATCCGGCATCTCCAGCGCATCGAATTCGGCGAGTGCTTTTTCCACTGGCATCATCGGAAAGGCAGAGCCGAAAATCATGCGTTTCCTGAGCACGGTGCGACCGTACTGCAACAATGGCTCGTAGCCTGAATGGGCTGTCGCGAGCAGCTTTGGCCGCACGGCGAGTGTACCGATCCACACGTTCGGATGCCGCCACGCCACCGCGAGCAACTCCTGCACCCACGGCCAACCCGGCGGGGACGCGCACACGCGCAGTTCGGGCAGCGCCATCATCACGCGGTCGAGTGCGGCGGGATGGCCGTACATCATCGAAGTATGCGTGGAGAAGTTCGTGCCGCAATGGATGTTGACCGGCACGCCCAGTTCGACACACTTCTCATACAACGGAAAAAGCAAGGGATCGTCGATGCACAGCCTGTGTTCGAAGCCCTGCACGTTCAAGCCACGCAATCCCAGTTCGCGCACAGCGGCTTCGAATTCGACAACGGCCGCCTCGCCCTTGTGCGGATCGACGCCCGCAAAGCCAATATAACGCTCTCCATGCGCGCGGCAGAACGCGGCGACATCCGCGTTGGCGATCTTCACGCCGAAGGTGCTCGTCAAGTCACGCGCTTTCAACACGACGTATCGCGCATCCAGACGTTCATACATTGCAAGGTAAGCCGCGAGCGGATCGATGTTGTCGGACACGGCGGCCTGACGCTCCGTGCCTTCATAGATGCGTCGATAGTTCGCGAGATGCGTGACGGGTCCGTCGAATTGAAGCGAAGGGGGACGGCTCGAAAAATCCACAAACATGGTTGGCTCCGGAAAGCTCTAGCGCCAGCGGGCTTCCTGACGGTCGTAGGTCTGCGCAAACGGGTCCACGGTTTCAGCAATCAAACGCTTCTTCGCGATCTTGCGCGACGGCGTGCGCGGAAAATCGCCGTCGATATATTGCAGAAAGCGCGGCACCTTGAAGGCCGCGAGATGCTTCGCGCAATGCTCGAACACCATCGACGGTGGCACGTCCGCATGCGACAGCCCTTCGCGCAACTTGAGATAGGCTTTGACTTCCTCGCGGCGCAGCGGGTCGGGCACGGGCACGACCGCCGCTTCGTCGATGACATCCAGACTGCGCAGCACCGCTTCGACCTCGGTCGCGGATACGTTCTCCCCCGAACGCTTGATCATCTCCTTGATGCGGCCGACGATGCTATAGAAGCCATCGGCATCGCGCCTGAAGATATCGCCGGTGCGAAACCATGCGCCGTCGAAGCTCTCCGCGTTCGCCTCGGGCCGCTTGTAATAGCCCCACAAGATGCCGCGTCCACGCACCCACAATTCGCCAGCCTCGTCCACCTCCGCGACGCTGCCGTCCTCGCGGCGAATCTGCAGCTCGCGAAATGGCGCAGGCAGGCCGCAGGTGCGTTCGAGCGCCTTGTCGTGCGCCCATGCCGGCACCAGCGCACCGGTGCCCACTTCCGTCATGCCAAAGCCTTCGCGCGCGATCACATTGAAGCGCGCCTGTACTTCTTCTCGCGCGGGCTGCGTCCAGCCATAGATGCTGATGTACTTGAGGCACACCTCTGCATCACGCGGGCTGCGCGGATGCTGGCTCAAGGCCGGCTCCGGAAAGATGCAATAGTGGATGCGATAGTCGATCAGCCACGACATGAAGCGCGACAAACTCATGCGCTCCGCGATATACGCGGTGCCACCGAGCTTCAACGTCATGAGGAATTGCCACATGGGGTCCATGTAGAAGAACGGCGCCCAGATCAGCACGTTTTCGATGCCCCCCTGCGGCCCGCGCCGATGCCGCGCCGCGCCATGACAATGGATCATCCAGTAGTCGTGGCTTAGCATGCAGCCCTTCGGGAATCCCGTTGTGCCCGAAGTGTATTGAAGATTGAGCAGATCGTTGCGCGACACCGCGCTCGGCGCGACGAAATCCGCATTGCCTGCATCGACGAGAGCCTGCCATTGCAACGTTGGATCGCTCGCGTCCACCGCCCCGGCGACGATCACGCGTTCCCATGCGAGCAGACCGGGCAGCGCGGGTGCATCGGCGAGACGCGGCAGATACTCCGCGTCGATCACGAGATATTGCGCGTCGGCGTCGGTCAGCACGAAGGCCATTTCTTCGCGTGTGTAGGCTGTGTTGACCGGCACCATCACCGCGCCAATGCGTCCGAGCGCGATCCACGTAATGGGAAACTCGGGCGCATTCTTGAGCATCAGCGCAACATGGCTGCCTTTGCGGATGCCGCGTTTGACCAGCGAATCGGCAAGACAAGAAGCCGCGCGATCGATCTCCGCATAGCTCATGCTGATGCCGCGCTCGAACCACACGGCAGCCGTTTTATCGCCATGGAGCGCGGCCTGCTCCCGAACGAAATCGCCCAGCGATTCGGGCAGCGCCAGCGCTTCCTGACGCTTTCGATGCGCGAGTTCGTCCGCCACGGTCGGCGACTGTGTCTTCATGCTGTTCTCCATAAACTTGCCGGCCCCGTGTTCGAGCGACACGGCGCGGATAAGGGGTGTTCAGTCCTGCAAAATCATCTGGCAGTCTTCCGGCGCCCAGTCGATGAGAACCGGCGCGCCCCGCGCGTGGGTAGATGGACGGCGGCTGCCCTGCTGCTGCACCACGATCTGCATGTCGCCCGGAAGGCGCACGTGATGACGCACGACGCCGCCGAGCGTGATCGAGTCCTCGAGCGTGCCCGCGTGACGCAAGCCGCCGGCGATTGCATCGTCCAGCTTGAGATCGCTGGAATCAGGCGCACCCATCATGCGCACGCTTTCGGGCCGCACCAGCAGCTTGACCGCGGTGCCGCGCGTGACGGCTCGCGAATGCATTGCGGCGCGCAGCATGCCGAGCGGTGTCGACACGATCGCATGCTCACCCGCGTTTTCCTGCACGACGCCCGCAATCAGATTCGCGGTGCCGATGAAGCTCGCTGCGAACACGGTGCGCGGCGAGCGATAGAGCTCGTCGGGCGTGGCGACCTGTTCGACCTGCCCTTGATTCATCAGCACGATGCGATCGGACATCGACAACGCCTCGTCCTGGTCGTGCGTCACATTGAGCATGGTGATGCCGAGTTCCGCGTGCAGCCGGCGAATCTCGAACTGCATCTGTTCTCGCAACTTCTTGTCGAGCGCACCAAGCGGTTCGTCGAACAGAATCAGCGCCGGGTTGTAGACGATGCAACGCGCGAGCGACACGCGCTGCTGTTGTCCGCCCGACAATTCCTTGGGCTTGCGTTGCGCGATGTCGGGCAGGCGCACGAGTTCGAGCACCTGCATGACTTTGTCTCGAATCTCGCTTTTCGACATCTTGCGAACGCGCAGCGGGAACGCGATATTGTCGAACACGCTCATGTGCGGCATCAGTGCGTAGTTCTGAAAGACCATGCCGAGGCCGCGCGCGCTCGGTGGTGCATCGGTGATATCGACTCCGCGCACGAAAATGCGTCCTGAAGACGGACTCACCATGCCTGCGATCAGGTTGAGCAGCGTCGTCTTGCCCGAGCCGCTCGGTCCGAGCAGCGTCACGAATTCGCCTTGCCTGACGCTGAAGTCGAGTGGCGCGAGCGCCTGCACCGCGCCGTAACGTCGCGAGACCTGCTTCAGTTCGATCATGTTCATGATTTGGCTCCGCCCCGACGTCTCTCGTTGCGCATCACGACCTGCGCGGCGTTATGACCTGGCACGCCCGTCACGCCGCCACCCGGATGCACGGATGCACCGCATTGATAAAGCCCTTTCACCGGCGTGCGATAGTCCGCCGCGCCCTGCACGGGACGCCTGAAGAAAATCTGATCGGCGCTCAGTTCACCGTGATGCACATGTCCGCCCGGCAGCGCGAAGATACGTTCGAGATCAAAGGGCGACAACACTTGCGCCGCATCGATACAGTCGCGAATATCGGGCGCGTGTTGCGAAAGCGTGTCGATCACGATTTCGTAGAGGCGATCCCGCTGGGTGTCCCAATCGCCTTCGCGCAGTGCATACGGCGCATGCTGGCCGAAGATGCTGATGAGATGCTTGCCCGTGGGCGCGACTGTCGGATCGACGGCGCTGGGCGTCATTACGACCAGCGCAGGGCGCGGCGCGATCTCGCCATACTTGGCGGCGTCCCACGCGCGCTCCAGATACTCGACCGACGGCCCGATACGCACCTGCGCCGGATACGCGAACCCCGCGGCGTTTGCATCGAAGTCCTTGAAGGTGGGAAGACGATTCAACGCGAGATGCACCTTGAACGCAGTCGAGCGATCGCGAATCTGCGAAACGCGCGACACGAATGCGGGCGGCACGTGACGCGCATGCACGAGCTTCTGAAACAGCACCTTGGTCGCGACGTTCGAGATCACGCATCCGGCCGCGATATGTTCGCCTGATTCGAGCCGTACGCCGACCGCGCGATCGCCTTCTATCAACACTTCGGCCACCGGTGCATCGCAGCGCACTTCCATGCCGTGCGCCCGACCCGATGCCGCGATCGACTCGGAAATCGTGCCCATGCCGCCGCGCACGAAACCTGCCGGTCCGGCATTCGTCGCATTGTCCCGGATGAAACCGCGCAACAGCACGTAGGCCGAGCCCGGAGAACAGATGCTCGTCGCCGCGCCGCCGCACGACGCATAGAAGCCGAGCGCGGCGATCATCTCGTCGGAGCGGAACCAGCGCGCCAGATAGTCGCGGGCCGATAACGTGAGGATGTCGTACAGATCGTAGAACTGCTCGCCCATGTCGCGGAAGCGCCACGCGAA is a genomic window of Paraburkholderia sp. PREW-6R containing:
- the leuD gene encoding 3-isopropylmalate dehydratase small subunit yields the protein MEKFLRLDAVALPIAQSNLDTDQILPARYLQKPRSDDFGTYLFRDLRYRADGEENERFVLNAPAYRPARIVVANENFACGSSREHAVWALFDYGVRAVIAPSVGDIFASNASKNGLLIVLLAAQDVAAIIRKLEAQPGLHVSVDLEAQTVSTPDGVSHRFDIDPYQKRCLQDGLDELGYTLTQLERIEAFERDYAH
- the leuC gene encoding 3-isopropylmalate dehydratase large subunit; its protein translation is MEREDGQSLLYVDSHFLQDGSAPAFEMLRQRGLEAHAPQRGFATPDHYVPTYGRDLANVADPEKRAMANALRDDSASLGITFFGLDDVRQGIVHVVAPEQGLSRPGMLIVCGDSHTSTHGAVGALAFGIGATEVAHVLATQTLWQRKPKALRIVLDGKLTAGVGAKDVILAIIARIGAGGATGHVIEYAGPVIAGLSMEGRLTICNMSIEAGGRAGMIAPDDTTFNYLAGRPFAPTGADWDRELARWRTLASDPDASFDKEVAIDVGTLQPMVTWGNSPEDALPIDGRVPDPANAPNAERRATMQRTMDYMGLTPGMRLDGLKIDRAFIGSCTNGRIEDLQAAAAVVRGRKVAPSVEAWVVPGSGLVKREAESMGLDRVFKEAGFQWREAGCSMCLGTNGDTVAPGQRSASTTNRNFVGRQGPGSRTHLMSPAMVAAAALSGSLADVRLLLDQDS
- the gcvA gene encoding transcriptional regulator GcvA, with the protein product MRRKLPPLNALRAFEASGRYLSFTGAAKELLVTQGAVSRHVSLLEDWLGMKLFLRTHRGIELTRKGETYIRALGSVFDQIDYATREARDEADGSVLRLKLPPTFAMRWLVPRLTRFQALHPQIEIQIFTSHEPANFRREDIDLSVHSHAFPPDDTSQRRLLGEVLMPVCSPSLLMRERPLKKPKDLANYALLSSRHRPMDWSRWLVEAGITELDHHGSINFDNAALAYQGALDQLGVVIAVRALIEDDLRNGRLVAPFGLQVSTPGAYYLSCSQISSRSPQLAALEAWLVEEATAYEQSLGALGSDR
- a CDS encoding amidohydrolase family protein; this translates as MFVDFSSRPPSLQFDGPVTHLANYRRIYEGTERQAAVSDNIDPLAAYLAMYERLDARYVVLKARDLTSTFGVKIANADVAAFCRAHGERYIGFAGVDPHKGEAAVVEFEAAVRELGLRGLNVQGFEHRLCIDDPLLFPLYEKCVELGVPVNIHCGTNFSTHTSMMYGHPAALDRVMMALPELRVCASPPGWPWVQELLAVAWRHPNVWIGTLAVRPKLLATAHSGYEPLLQYGRTVLRKRMIFGSAFPMMPVEKALAEFDALEMPDSVRKAWQHDNALEFLGV
- a CDS encoding class I adenylate-forming enzyme family protein gives rise to the protein MKTQSPTVADELAHRKRQEALALPESLGDFVREQAALHGDKTAAVWFERGISMSYAEIDRAASCLADSLVKRGIRKGSHVALMLKNAPEFPITWIALGRIGAVMVPVNTAYTREEMAFVLTDADAQYLVIDAEYLPRLADAPALPGLLAWERVIVAGAVDASDPTLQWQALVDAGNADFVAPSAVSRNDLLNLQYTSGTTGFPKGCMLSHDYWMIHCHGAARHRRGPQGGIENVLIWAPFFYMDPMWQFLMTLKLGGTAYIAERMSLSRFMSWLIDYRIHYCIFPEPALSQHPRSPRDAEVCLKYISIYGWTQPAREEVQARFNVIAREGFGMTEVGTGALVPAWAHDKALERTCGLPAPFRELQIRREDGSVAEVDEAGELWVRGRGILWGYYKRPEANAESFDGAWFRTGDIFRRDADGFYSIVGRIKEMIKRSGENVSATEVEAVLRSLDVIDEAAVVPVPDPLRREEVKAYLKLREGLSHADVPPSMVFEHCAKHLAAFKVPRFLQYIDGDFPRTPSRKIAKKRLIAETVDPFAQTYDRQEARWR
- a CDS encoding ABC transporter ATP-binding protein; this encodes MNMIELKQVSRRYGAVQALAPLDFSVRQGEFVTLLGPSGSGKTTLLNLIAGMVSPSSGRIFVRGVDITDAPPSARGLGMVFQNYALMPHMSVFDNIAFPLRVRKMSKSEIRDKVMQVLELVRLPDIAQRKPKELSGGQQQRVSLARCIVYNPALILFDEPLGALDKKLREQMQFEIRRLHAELGITMLNVTHDQDEALSMSDRIVLMNQGQVEQVATPDELYRSPRTVFAASFIGTANLIAGVVQENAGEHAIVSTPLGMLRAAMHSRAVTRGTAVKLLVRPESVRMMGAPDSSDLKLDDAIAGGLRHAGTLEDSITLGGVVRHHVRLPGDMQIVVQQQGSRRPSTHARGAPVLIDWAPEDCQMILQD
- a CDS encoding NAD(P)/FAD-dependent oxidoreductase; amino-acid sequence: MANIHHDAVIVGAGHNGLVCGAYLARKGFKVCVLERRELAGGAAVSEAVWPGYRVSTASYTMALLQPRIIQELELAKHGYEIVVPTPMLHLYGNGRSLVFRAEGEQLARDIACFDYADAQAYGKYRAHMTRLGKAVSEMLWEIPPDPADSALGARSKLLGFAWRFRDMGEQFYDLYDILTLSARDYLARWFRSDEMIAALGFYASCGGAATSICSPGSAYVLLRGFIRDNATNAGPAGFVRGGMGTISESIAASGRAHGMEVRCDAPVAEVLIEGDRAVGVRLESGEHIAAGCVISNVATKVLFQKLVHARHVPPAFVSRVSQIRDRSTAFKVHLALNRLPTFKDFDANAAGFAYPAQVRIGPSVEYLERAWDAAKYGEIAPRPALVVMTPSAVDPTVAPTGKHLISIFGQHAPYALREGDWDTQRDRLYEIVIDTLSQHAPDIRDCIDAAQVLSPFDLERIFALPGGHVHHGELSADQIFFRRPVQGAADYRTPVKGLYQCGASVHPGGGVTGVPGHNAAQVVMRNERRRGGAKS